The Microbacterium maritypicum genome contains a region encoding:
- a CDS encoding DMT family transporter, which produces MALGGAVAIGVMTAIQARINGVLGVRVDDGIVAGFVSFSVGLLALALVIICLPSARRGVARLRVGIRQQTIPFWMLLGGACGALTVSTQGLTAGVLGVSLFTVGVVAGQTVHGLVLDRIGFGPAGVVAVTPGRVLGGLLALAAVGISLSGDVLASAPLWMLLLPFAAGVGIAWQAATNGRLAQRARSPLAATLMSFIAGTVVLALASGVSVAFRGAPAALPTEPWLYLGGFLGAAYILLGTFIVAQTGVLLMGLGSVLGQLVTSVVIDLRWPPAAGPALWQVLAMVVVAVGSVVVAMPWRRRR; this is translated from the coding sequence GTGGCACTGGGCGGTGCGGTGGCGATCGGGGTGATGACGGCGATCCAGGCGCGGATCAACGGAGTGCTCGGAGTGCGTGTCGACGATGGGATCGTCGCCGGCTTCGTCTCCTTCTCCGTGGGCCTCCTGGCGCTCGCGCTCGTGATCATCTGTCTCCCCTCGGCCCGACGAGGAGTGGCGAGACTCCGCGTCGGCATCCGGCAGCAGACGATCCCGTTCTGGATGCTGCTCGGGGGCGCCTGCGGCGCGCTCACCGTCTCCACCCAGGGACTCACGGCGGGGGTGCTCGGCGTCTCGCTGTTCACCGTCGGCGTGGTGGCCGGGCAGACGGTGCACGGCCTCGTGCTCGATCGGATCGGCTTCGGCCCGGCCGGTGTCGTCGCGGTCACTCCCGGTCGGGTCCTCGGCGGTCTGCTCGCGCTCGCGGCGGTCGGCATCTCGCTCTCCGGCGATGTGCTCGCCTCCGCACCGCTGTGGATGCTGCTGCTGCCGTTCGCAGCGGGCGTCGGCATCGCGTGGCAGGCGGCGACCAACGGGCGGCTGGCGCAGCGCGCGCGCTCGCCGCTGGCCGCGACTCTGATGAGCTTCATCGCCGGCACCGTGGTCCTCGCGCTGGCGTCGGGTGTGAGCGTCGCGTTCCGCGGCGCACCTGCTGCGCTGCCGACGGAGCCCTGGCTCTACCTCGGGGGCTTCCTGGGCGCCGCCTACATCCTGCTCGGCACCTTCATCGTGGCCCAGACGGGTGTGCTGCTGATGGGCCTGGGATCGGTGCTCGGGCAGCTGGTCACGTCGGTCGTGATCGACCTCCGGTGGCCACCGGCGGCGGGACCTGCGCTCTGGCAGGTGCTCGCGATGGTCGTGGTCGCCGTCGGGTCGGTCGTCGTGGCCATGCCGTGGCGGCGTCGACGCTGA
- a CDS encoding nitroreductase family protein has product MSALDAVRARQSWSKVEDTAPTREELLTFVAAAGRVADHSSLRPWRLIELRGADREVLGAAIAKAQGDSSPSSKPLRAPLLIAVVASYRKSEKVPRWEQEAVASGVAHVLSLLLDEAGWGVIWRTGHYTRAKAVAKAHGLGKNEELLGWLYVGGKPEGKKPGRRKSVDARKLVTRLPAASTEKAKKK; this is encoded by the coding sequence GTGAGCGCCCTCGACGCCGTCCGGGCACGGCAGTCCTGGTCGAAGGTCGAAGACACCGCGCCGACCCGCGAGGAGCTGCTGACGTTCGTCGCTGCGGCAGGCCGCGTCGCCGACCACTCATCGCTGCGGCCCTGGCGGCTGATCGAGCTGCGCGGCGCGGATCGCGAGGTGCTGGGCGCGGCGATCGCGAAGGCCCAGGGAGATTCCTCACCCTCGTCGAAGCCGCTTCGCGCTCCGCTGCTCATCGCCGTCGTCGCGAGCTACCGCAAGAGTGAGAAGGTGCCCCGGTGGGAGCAGGAGGCGGTCGCGTCCGGTGTCGCGCACGTGCTGAGTCTTCTGCTCGACGAGGCCGGGTGGGGCGTCATCTGGCGCACGGGCCACTACACGCGTGCCAAGGCGGTGGCCAAGGCCCACGGCCTCGGCAAGAACGAGGAGCTCCTCGGCTGGCTCTACGTGGGTGGCAAGCCCGAAGGCAAGAAGCCCGGCCGGCGCAAGAGCGTCGATGCCCGCAAGCTCGTCACGCGCCTGCCCGCGGCGAGCACCGAGAAGGCGAAGAAGAAGTAG
- the msrB gene encoding peptide-methionine (R)-S-oxide reductase MsrB, protein MSYSVDKTEDEWREELGEEQYAVLRQAATERAWTGELLDEERAGLYTCGACNAELFKSGTKFDSGCGWPSFYESIRPDAVELIEDDSLGMVRTEVRCANCGSHLGHVFPDGFGTPTGDRYCMNSIALNFTPDAS, encoded by the coding sequence ATGTCGTACAGCGTGGACAAGACCGAAGACGAATGGCGCGAAGAGCTCGGCGAGGAGCAGTACGCCGTGCTGCGGCAGGCCGCGACCGAACGGGCCTGGACCGGTGAGCTGCTCGATGAGGAGCGTGCGGGCCTCTACACGTGCGGCGCCTGCAACGCCGAGCTCTTCAAGAGCGGCACGAAGTTCGACTCCGGATGCGGATGGCCCAGCTTCTACGAGTCGATCCGCCCCGATGCGGTCGAGCTCATCGAAGACGACAGCCTCGGGATGGTGCGCACCGAGGTGCGCTGCGCCAACTGCGGGTCGCACCTCGGCCACGTGTTCCCCGACGGGTTCGGAACTCCGACGGGCGACCGCTACTGCATGAACTCGATCGCACTGAACTTCACCCCCGACGCGTCGTGA